The genomic region CTAATTAAGCTGTCTCCGTGATCTATGTAAACGATATTAATAACACTGGAACCGCATAATTGCGAAGACTTAAAAAGTGTTCCGTCGGCAGGAGCCTTTATCACGTCCGATGAGGAAGTTATCATGTCAAGTCCCGTATGTACTCCTCCTGAATACTTATATCTCCATGAATAAGGCGTCTGGCCAAAAAACTGGGTAATTCTGATCGGGTCATTAATCGGCCAAGGCCAGTTCCCATTTCCGACATTGACGTTGCCAGCATTATTCTGATCATCTTCGACTGTTTTATTTTGCAAATAGGCCATAGGGTCTGTCCAACCATTATTTTTTCTGATTTCAAAATGTAGGTGTTTTCCTGTCGAACATCCCGGATAACCCGTATTGCCGACCAAAGCAATCACATCACCTCTTTTAATAGGACCAACTTTGGTCCCGGCAACCAAGGCCTGTTCAAGAGCTGCTTTTTCTGCATAAGCCTGCGCTAACTGTTGTTGATATTTTTTCTCATCATTCCTAGTCACTTCAAGCAAAGTTTCCTTCTCTTTTTTTTGCCGGGCCAATTGGTTCGTCTGGTCAACGAGCTGACGCCTTAAATTTTCCTGCTCCAATTTTTTCGCTTCCCTAACCTGTTTTTGATCGCTGTAGTCGCTTTTCGTCAGCTGCATTTCCAAAAGCAATTTTTTATCGTGGGTCTGAACGATCCTTATGTATTTTAATCTGGTCAAAAATTCCGAAAACCCGCCGGAGGAAAAAAGCAGTTGAAAAGATGACGCGTTGCCGCGTTTATAAGTTTCCACAATTCTGGCTAAAAGAACTTTCGAAAGTTGATCCAAAGATTCTTCAAGTCGGTCAATCTTTTGACTCAAAGAGTCAATTTCCTTGATCAGCTGACTGATTTTTCTTTGCGTTTCGTCGATTTTTAGGGTCGTTAATTTAATTTGATTATTCATGTAGGCAACTTGCGAAGTCAGGGTTTTTTCGCGCGTTTGCGCTTCCGCCAACTGTTGCTCCAGTTGCTGAATTTGTTTCGTTAATTCTGAAGGGTCCTGGGCAAGAGCCGGACGACCTGTCGGTATGGCAGACGAGAAGAAAAGGATAAAAAGAGAAAGAAGGAGAACGAACTTTTTCATTTATGCTTTAAGATATCGCCAAACCGCCATTAAACTGCCGAAAATTCCCACCAATGAACCGGCCAGGACAAGCCCTCCCAGAAACGTCAGCATGAAAAGAGGCGAAATGGAAAAAACCGGAATGCCGACTAAAAATGAGGAAAGCTGGGGGTTAATGTATAAAACCAAACCCAAACAAATAAACCAGGCAATCAAACCGGCAAGAAGACCGTACAAAGCGCCCTCGAGTAAAAACGGCAGCCGAATATACCAATTGGAAGCCCCGATAAGTTTCAAAATTTCGATCTCCTCTTTTTTCAAACCGATTTTCATGCCGATGACGGTTAAAATAATCAGAAGCGAGATTAAAGTTAAAAAGCCGACAAAAACGATCCCTATTTTTCTGATGGCGTCCGTCCAGGCAATAAGATTATCAACAACATCTTTTTGATAAATAACCTCCTGAATTCCGGGTTCGGCTTGAAGAATCTTGGCTAAATCGCCTAAAACCTTCGCCTCTTTGGCCGAAACTTCCAATGAAGCCGGCAGGATATTGGCCGTCACCATCTCCAAAAGAATGGGATCGTTTTTATTTTGTTCTTTGTAAATGGCCAAGGCCTCTTCCTTGGAAACATACTTGACCGAAGCGACCTGGTTGGTGCTTTGAAGCTTTTCCTCAAGCGTTTTAATTTCCGCTTCTTTTTTCTCGTCGGTAAAAAAGGCCGTGATTTGCGGTTTGGATTCAAAATAAGAAAGAATCGCCGACGAACCGGCCGCCGTCAAAAAGAAAACACCGCTGACAAAAAGGGTCAGGGTCATAATCGCAATCGCCGCCATGGCCTGATACGGAGACCGACGAATATGTTGCCAGGTTGCCTTAAAGAGTTTCATATTTACCTTCCTTTTCGTCTTTGACGATTCGACCTTTATTTAAGGTCAGGACTCTTTTTTTAAGCGAATTGACGATGTCGATATTGTGCGTCGCCATCAAAACCGTCGTTCCCATTTTGTTAATCCTGGTCAAAAGATTGAGAATTTCCCAGGAAGTCGCCGGGTCCAAATTGCCGGTCGGCTCGTCAGCCAAAAGAATTTCCGGATTCCCAACCAATGCCCTGGCAATACAGGCCCTTTGCAACTCTCCGCCGGCCAGCTGAACCGGAAAGAGATTTTTCTGTTCCAAAAGAGAAGTTAAGGTTAAAACGTTTTTAACCTTCTTTTCGATTTCTTTGTCCAGTATGCCCCGAAGCTCCAGGGCAATGGCGATATTTTCGTAAACCGTCCTATCAACCAAAAGTCGGAAATCCTGAAAAACCATCGTGACCTTGCGGCGCAGTTTGGAAATATCGGAAGACTTCATCTTTGTAAGTTTCCAGTCATTAAGATAAATTTCGCCACTGGTTGGCAGATGCTCCCGCAGAATCAATTTGAGGATTGTCGTTTTGCCTGCGCCTGAAGGCCCGGTCAGAAAAACAAATTCGCCGTCATTGATGACAAAATTTATCTCGGCAAGAGAAAAACCCTGTGAAGAAAATTTTTTACTGACGTTTTCAAATTTAACCATGTCATTTTTTTGTTTTGGCCGATACGGTCTGCATTTGGGAAAATTTATCCATGAGATTATTCAGCTGTTTTT from Patescibacteria group bacterium harbors:
- a CDS encoding peptidoglycan DD-metalloendopeptidase family protein; the encoded protein is MKKFVLLLSLFILFFSSAIPTGRPALAQDPSELTKQIQQLEQQLAEAQTREKTLTSQVAYMNNQIKLTTLKIDETQRKISQLIKEIDSLSQKIDRLEESLDQLSKVLLARIVETYKRGNASSFQLLFSSGGFSEFLTRLKYIRIVQTHDKKLLLEMQLTKSDYSDQKQVREAKKLEQENLRRQLVDQTNQLARQKKEKETLLEVTRNDEKKYQQQLAQAYAEKAALEQALVAGTKVGPIKRGDVIALVGNTGYPGCSTGKHLHFEIRKNNGWTDPMAYLQNKTVEDDQNNAGNVNVGNGNWPWPINDPIRITQFFGQTPYSWRYKYSGGVHTGLDMITSSSDVIKAPADGTLFKSSQLCGSSVINIVYIDHGDSLISFYLHVQ
- a CDS encoding ABC transporter permease, with protein sequence MKLFKATWQHIRRSPYQAMAAIAIMTLTLFVSGVFFLTAAGSSAILSYFESKPQITAFFTDEKKEAEIKTLEEKLQSTNQVASVKYVSKEEALAIYKEQNKNDPILLEMVTANILPASLEVSAKEAKVLGDLAKILQAEPGIQEVIYQKDVVDNLIAWTDAIRKIGIVFVGFLTLISLLIILTVIGMKIGLKKEEIEILKLIGASNWYIRLPFLLEGALYGLLAGLIAWFICLGLVLYINPQLSSFLVGIPVFSISPLFMLTFLGGLVLAGSLVGIFGSLMAVWRYLKA
- the ftsE gene encoding cell division ATP-binding protein FtsE; its protein translation is MVKFENVSKKFSSQGFSLAEINFVINDGEFVFLTGPSGAGKTTILKLILREHLPTSGEIYLNDWKLTKMKSSDISKLRRKVTMVFQDFRLLVDRTVYENIAIALELRGILDKEIEKKVKNVLTLTSLLEQKNLFPVQLAGGELQRACIARALVGNPEILLADEPTGNLDPATSWEILNLLTRINKMGTTVLMATHNIDIVNSLKKRVLTLNKGRIVKDEKEGKYETL